The following are encoded in a window of Novosphingobium sp. ZN18A2 genomic DNA:
- a CDS encoding response regulator, producing MPNRGWPNGNARPPRAVPLGRALIVEDNALLALEMEQALLDAGAESAATCPDVAGAMREIERHQPDILVLDVTLADRGDGWAIAVLAVETAINPPLIIFSTAQPDRIPRQIRDLGHVLEKPFAMEDLATIARKHARRGSGLRSLLRKA from the coding sequence ATGCCGAACAGGGGTTGGCCGAACGGGAACGCAAGGCCGCCACGCGCTGTACCGCTGGGTCGCGCGCTCATCGTCGAAGACAACGCCCTGCTCGCGCTGGAGATGGAACAGGCCCTGCTGGATGCCGGTGCCGAATCGGCGGCCACCTGCCCCGACGTTGCCGGCGCGATGCGCGAGATAGAGCGGCACCAGCCCGATATCCTTGTTCTGGACGTGACGCTGGCAGACCGCGGAGACGGCTGGGCGATTGCCGTGCTTGCGGTGGAAACAGCCATCAATCCGCCGCTGATCATCTTTTCCACCGCACAGCCCGATCGAATCCCCCGGCAGATTCGCGACCTTGGCCACGTTCTGGAAAAACCGTTCGCAATGGAGGATCTTGCCACCATCGCGCGCAAGCACGCGCGACGCGGAAGCGGACTGAGATCGCTGCTGCGAAAGGCGTGA